GCCCGGGGTATGACCAGACACGCAACTTCACTGTGAAGTTCGACGACTCGCCCGCGACCACCGAGCAGAACCAGGATCGCGGCTCCCAGCAGACGTCCTCCGGCAACAAGACCACACCGTCTCCGCCGGCAAGGGTGACTGTCTCGAAGGGCGCGAACAGGGTTGTCGCGGTCGGTTCTCCGGTCTGCAAGGTGTCGCCCGGCTGTCCGTCGATCATCGTCACCACGGCCGATTTCACGAGCACGGCTCACTGCGCCGTCACAGCGGGGACCTATGGCACCGACTTCGCTGGCTACGAGCGGTGGGATCAAGGCGCGAACGAGACCAGGAACACCGGTCTGGTCCAGCAGAACGGTTGGGTCACGGTGACCTGCACCGACAACCAAGGGCACCAAGCCTCCGGCACCGGATCACTCAACTAGCTGACATGAAGTCATGAGGAGCGCAGCGATGAGCATCACCCACGAGCAGGCGACCTGGTTCTCGCAGACCTTCGAGAAGCTCGCCGACAACATCGAGAAGGCCGTGCTCGGCAAGCGCCATGTCGTCCGTCTGGCGCTGACCTGCCTGCTGACCGAGGGGCACCTGCTGCTCGAGGACTATCCGGGCACGGGCAAGACCCAGCTCGCCCGTGCGCTGGCCAACACGGTGCAGGGCTCGAACGCCCGGATCCAGTTCACGCCGGACCTGCTGCCGTCCGACGTCACCGGTGTGACGGTCTACGACCAGCACAAGGGCGCCTTCGAGTTCCACCCGGGCCCGATCTTCCACACCATCGTGCTCGCCGACGAGATCAACCGGGCCTCGCCCAAGACGCAGTCGGCCCTGCTCGAGGTCATGGAGGAGGGCCGGGTCACCGTCGACGGCACGACCCACTCGGTGGGCCGGCCGTTCATGGTGATCGCGACCCAGAACCCGATCGAGCAGGCCGGTACCTACCGCCTGCCCGAGGCCCAGCTCGACCGCTTCTTGATGAAGACGTCGGTCGGCTACCCGGACCACGACTCGACCGTGCGCCTGCTGCTCGACTCGCAGGTCCGCGACCGCGCGGCGACGGTGGAGCCGATCATCACGGCGTCGACGGTGGCGCAGATGAGCCAGCTCGCGGACGGTGTCCACGTCGACGCCGCCATCGTCGGCTACATCTCGCGCCTTGCCGAGGAGTCGCGCCGCCACCCGCAGGTCAAGCTCGGCCTGTCAGCCCGTGGCTGCCTGGCCTATGTCCGCGTCGCGAAGACCTGGGCCCTCGCCGACGGCCGTGACCACCTGGTGCCCGACGACGTGAAGGACCTCGCCGTCCCGGTCCTGGGGCACCGCTTGCTCCTCGACGCCGAGGCCCAGTTCAACGGCGTCACCGTCGAGCAGGTCATCTCGCAGCTCCTCGAGGACGTCGCCCCGCCGACCGAGCGCGTCGCCTGACGTGGTGGGCCGACTTCGGGGCGTCGCGGGTCGCCTCCGCGCG
This genomic interval from Nocardioides kongjuensis contains the following:
- a CDS encoding AAA family ATPase; the protein is MSITHEQATWFSQTFEKLADNIEKAVLGKRHVVRLALTCLLTEGHLLLEDYPGTGKTQLARALANTVQGSNARIQFTPDLLPSDVTGVTVYDQHKGAFEFHPGPIFHTIVLADEINRASPKTQSALLEVMEEGRVTVDGTTHSVGRPFMVIATQNPIEQAGTYRLPEAQLDRFLMKTSVGYPDHDSTVRLLLDSQVRDRAATVEPIITASTVAQMSQLADGVHVDAAIVGYISRLAEESRRHPQVKLGLSARGCLAYVRVAKTWALADGRDHLVPDDVKDLAVPVLGHRLLLDAEAQFNGVTVEQVISQLLEDVAPPTERVA